A stretch of the Oceanicola sp. D3 genome encodes the following:
- the gyrA gene encoding DNA gyrase subunit A, with protein sequence MSDTPEPPENTEDNPPERPEHHGPSITIEEEMKASYLDYAMSVIVSRAIPDLRDGLKPVHRRILFAMHEVGNTHDKPYRKSSRPVADAMGKYHPHGDQAIYDALVRMAQDFSMSLPLLDGQGNFGSMDGDKAAAFRYTEVRMDKSAGALLADIDKDTVDFIDNYDGKDQEPVVLPARFPNMLVNGAGGIAVGMATNIPPHNLGEVIDATLALIEDPDLDSMALTEYVPAPDFPTGGIILGRSGARKAYLEGRGSVVIRAKTRTEEVRKDRYAIVVDEVPYQVNKAAMIEKIAELVRDKKLEGISGIADESDRHGVRVVIELKRDATPEVVLNQLFRFTQLQTSFGCNMLALNGGRPETLTLRGFLTAFIGFREEVVARRTAYELRKARERSHILCGLAVAVSNVDEVVATIRASADAAEAREKLMTRRWPAEAIEGYIRLIDDPSHTMNDDGTYNLSEMQARAILELRLQRLTQIGVKEVTDELEELAGKIKDYLDILRSRDRIMEIISNELKEVRDEFAVPRRTEIVDWSGDMDDEDLIEREEMVVTVTQSGYIKRTPLADFRAQKRGGKGLSGGDLKEEDVVTNLFVANTHTQLLFFTTDGMAYKLKTWRLPQGGRTSRGKAIVNILPIPQGVSVAAIMPVDRPEEEWNDLQIMFCTDKGTVRRNRLSDFTNVKANGKIAMKFEDENAGMSLINARICSEDDDVMLVTDAGRAIRFPTTDVRVFNSRNSVGVRGIKLAEGDKVVSMSVIRHFEASSEERVAYLKQRRLMAGLTEEEEPDEEEEAVAEGQLSQERYAEMSAAEDLILTITASGAGKISSSHDYPIRGRGGLGVTAWTKGMPHGPIVACFPVDMSDQVMLATSTGQSIRCPVDGISFRSRSAGGVKVFNTGKGEEVVSVAWIAEQDEDVEEASADTADGSEGSEQE encoded by the coding sequence ATGAGCGACACGCCAGAACCTCCTGAAAATACAGAGGATAATCCGCCCGAACGGCCCGAACACCACGGGCCGTCGATTACGATTGAGGAGGAGATGAAGGCCTCCTACCTCGATTATGCGATGAGCGTGATCGTCAGCCGTGCAATTCCCGACCTGCGCGACGGGCTGAAGCCGGTGCACCGGCGTATTCTCTTTGCGATGCACGAGGTGGGCAACACCCACGACAAACCCTATCGTAAATCCTCGCGCCCCGTGGCCGATGCGATGGGCAAATATCACCCGCATGGCGACCAGGCGATCTATGACGCGCTGGTACGGATGGCGCAGGATTTTTCGATGTCGCTGCCGCTGCTCGATGGGCAGGGCAACTTTGGCTCGATGGACGGCGATAAGGCCGCGGCCTTCCGTTATACCGAGGTCCGGATGGACAAGTCAGCCGGCGCGCTGCTGGCTGACATTGATAAAGACACCGTCGATTTCATCGACAACTACGACGGCAAGGACCAAGAGCCTGTCGTCCTCCCTGCCCGCTTCCCTAATATGCTGGTCAACGGCGCGGGGGGCATTGCCGTGGGCATGGCCACCAACATCCCGCCGCACAATCTTGGCGAAGTGATCGACGCGACGCTGGCGCTGATCGAAGACCCGGACCTCGATTCAATGGCGCTCACCGAATATGTGCCTGCGCCCGACTTCCCCACCGGCGGCATCATCCTTGGGCGCTCCGGCGCGCGGAAGGCCTATCTGGAGGGGCGTGGTTCGGTTGTTATCCGTGCCAAGACCCGCACCGAGGAAGTGCGCAAGGACCGCTACGCGATTGTCGTCGACGAGGTGCCCTATCAGGTCAACAAGGCGGCGATGATCGAAAAGATCGCCGAACTGGTGCGCGACAAGAAGCTTGAAGGCATTTCGGGCATTGCCGACGAATCCGACCGGCATGGCGTGCGCGTGGTGATCGAACTGAAGCGCGATGCCACGCCTGAGGTGGTGCTGAACCAGCTGTTCCGCTTTACCCAGCTGCAAACCTCCTTTGGCTGCAACATGCTGGCGCTGAACGGCGGGCGGCCTGAAACGCTGACCCTCCGCGGCTTTCTCACGGCCTTCATCGGCTTCCGCGAAGAGGTTGTGGCGCGCCGCACCGCTTATGAGCTGCGCAAGGCGCGGGAACGCAGCCACATTCTGTGTGGCCTTGCTGTGGCGGTCTCGAACGTGGACGAGGTGGTGGCCACCATTCGGGCCAGTGCCGATGCCGCAGAGGCCCGCGAAAAGCTGATGACGCGCCGTTGGCCGGCTGAGGCGATTGAGGGCTACATCCGGCTGATCGACGACCCCAGCCACACGATGAACGATGATGGCACCTATAACCTGTCGGAAATGCAGGCCCGGGCCATTCTTGAGCTGCGGCTCCAGCGGCTGACCCAGATCGGGGTGAAGGAAGTCACCGACGAGCTGGAAGAGCTGGCCGGCAAGATCAAGGATTACCTTGATATTCTGCGCTCGCGCGACCGGATCATGGAGATCATCTCCAACGAGCTGAAAGAAGTGCGCGACGAGTTCGCCGTGCCGCGCCGCACCGAGATTGTCGACTGGTCCGGCGACATGGACGACGAAGACCTGATCGAACGCGAAGAGATGGTCGTGACCGTCACGCAATCGGGCTACATCAAGCGCACCCCGCTGGCCGATTTCCGCGCGCAGAAGCGTGGCGGCAAGGGCCTTTCGGGCGGCGACCTCAAGGAAGAGGATGTTGTTACCAACCTCTTTGTCGCCAATACCCACACGCAGCTGCTGTTCTTCACCACCGATGGCATGGCCTACAAGCTGAAGACATGGCGCCTGCCGCAGGGCGGGCGCACCTCGCGCGGCAAGGCGATCGTGAATATCCTGCCGATCCCGCAGGGCGTTTCGGTTGCCGCCATCATGCCGGTGGACCGCCCCGAGGAAGAGTGGAACGACCTTCAGATCATGTTCTGCACCGATAAGGGCACCGTTCGGCGCAACCGCCTGAGCGACTTCACCAACGTGAAGGCGAACGGCAAGATCGCCATGAAGTTCGAGGATGAGAACGCGGGCATGAGCCTGATCAATGCCCGCATCTGCTCGGAAGACGATGACGTGATGCTGGTGACGGACGCTGGCCGGGCCATCCGCTTCCCGACCACTGATGTGCGGGTGTTCAACTCGCGCAACTCGGTCGGTGTGCGCGGCATCAAGCTGGCTGAGGGTGACAAGGTGGTGTCGATGTCGGTGATCCGGCACTTCGAGGCCAGCTCCGAAGAGCGTGTGGCCTACCTCAAACAGCGCCGCCTCATGGCCGGGCTGACCGAGGAGGAAGAGCCCGACGAGGAAGAGGAAGCTGTGGCCGAGGGCCAGCTTTCGCAGGAGCGCTATGCAGAGATGTCGGCTGCGGAAGACCTGATCCTGACGATCACCGCGAGTGGCGCGGGCAAGATCTCATCCTCGCATGATTACCCGATCCGTGGCCGTGGCGGCCTGGGCGTGACTGCATGGACCAAGGGCATGCCCCATGGCCCGATCGTGGCCTGCTTCCCGGTGGATATGTCGGACCAGGTGATGCTCGCCACATCCACCGGCCAATCCATCCGCTGCCCTGTAGATGGCATCTCGTTCCGGTCGCGCTCTGCGGGCGGGGTGAAGGTGTTCAACACCGGCAAAGGCGAAGAGGTGGTTTCGGTTGCCTGGATCGCCGAGCAGGATGAGGACGTGGAAGAGGCAAGCGCCGACACTGCGGACGGCAGCGAGGGAAGCGAGCAGGAATGA
- a CDS encoding Ig-like domain-containing protein has translation MTYNLTWDHHSGGWSKCFDGKNYVGYDWKSSGSYHGGWWSCKGGDAKIFEVDFDKPVCDVSFDLDCVDFDFGKLDDYKIVAYGPDGEKLDVTVTQTKDGWGGGAVDSGTVTIEGPVSSIEIIQTEFGYEDYGIKIGEMTFECDDPHQEGDGIVSGTGGDDLIDVTYTGDPEGDMIDNNDALIGNVGSNDDIVVAGDGDDTVLAGEGDDEVYGNGGSDHLEGGDGNDILIGDDGGAYGDGAGAGTETQEVFKWSELDDKDGGHLSDGEKITSQTQDTGENTLTLTLETSYDNRFSTDQQKVHSIDTGELPGANPHSSLESELDHEGDSQTYTLEFDKDAENVSFRVNDIDFDSTVVVTAYDADGNEVPVDISAGSGVTLQDNDGVAGYETAVSNGGGAADTSPDYSGLVSIPGPVAKIVITHVQDGHSDSGVNVTDIYFDTITEGEGSGEAGDDVILGGAGDDYIEGNGGEDTLDGGEGADTVLGGDDADTIIGGAGDVVDGGAGGDDNDTLDLSIGDPFYLTDLEEDSNGNGWNGTVVYLDADGEPTGETMTFTEIENINGTPVNQLPVANDDLAEVDEDGSVTIPVLANDSDPDGGTLTVESADADNGTVTVNADGTITYEPNANFNGTDTITYEVSDGQGGTDTATVTVTVNPVNDDPEANDDLAEVDEGESVNIPVLENDTDVDGDTLTVSDASAENGSVTINGDGTITYTPDDGFTGEDTITYEVSDGQGGTDTATVTVTVNDVNEDPDAKDDVASGDILNSVTVNVLENDTDADGDTLTIDSITQPAEGGTVVDNGDGTVTFTPDGTVDGDVTFEYTVSDGNGGFDTATVTLTLKDGIVEGTSGADVIDTSYTGDPEGDVVDGGDNIFGGNPDDDIIHAGAGDDIVIAGEGDDEVDGGEGNDTLDGGAGDDFIRGGGGNDTIDGGTGNDDIRGNTGDDTIDGGEGDDIIYGQGGNDTIDGGTGDDWIRGGKDADVIAGGDGNDTIDGMSGDDTLTGGEGDDYILGGGGNDYIDGGAGDDELIGHNNVDTIIGGDGNDTVDAGSGDDYIDTSGNIDAFGVSGSPDQGYPGIWAPDDNPNDDKDIVYGGAGNDTIITGDDDDYIEGGDGDDTIDAGFDDDTVLGGAGDDTIVGGEGNDIIDGGDGNDTIYGGLDPAFPDVLNIPDEEGDLRPDNGDDVIHGGAGNDTIYGQDDDDLIYGDEGDDIIDGGVDDDEIYGGTGNDTIIGGEGEDELYGDDDRDTFIGGNAGDHVDGGDGGDDFDTLDLTGSNVDYIEYTSPDKEDGIVHFEDGGTMTFEEIENVIPCFTPGTLIATPRGEVAVEELKVGDKVITRDNGIQEIRWLGRTDVDTVELLKRPALRPVRIAQGALDGNLPERDMLVSPQHRVLVASDRAALYFEEREVLVAAKHLMNGEGIAEAQDVASVTYIHFMFDQHEVVLSDGAWTESFQPGDYTLEGLDNEQREELLSLFPELKEKEGREGYTAARKTLKKHEALLLSE, from the coding sequence ATGACCTACAACTTGACCTGGGACCATCATTCTGGCGGCTGGAGCAAGTGCTTCGACGGTAAAAACTACGTCGGATACGACTGGAAGTCTTCGGGCTCCTACCACGGCGGCTGGTGGAGCTGTAAAGGTGGTGACGCCAAGATCTTCGAAGTCGACTTCGACAAGCCCGTCTGTGACGTCAGCTTCGACCTCGACTGCGTCGACTTCGATTTCGGCAAGCTGGACGACTACAAGATCGTTGCCTACGGCCCCGACGGCGAGAAACTCGATGTGACCGTTACCCAGACCAAGGACGGCTGGGGCGGTGGTGCAGTGGACAGCGGCACCGTGACCATCGAAGGCCCGGTGAGTTCCATCGAGATCATCCAGACCGAGTTCGGCTATGAGGACTACGGCATCAAGATCGGCGAGATGACCTTCGAGTGCGATGATCCCCACCAGGAAGGCGACGGCATCGTTTCCGGCACGGGCGGCGACGACCTGATCGACGTCACCTACACCGGCGACCCCGAAGGCGACATGATCGACAACAACGACGCGCTGATCGGCAACGTCGGCTCCAACGACGATATCGTGGTGGCCGGCGACGGCGACGACACGGTGCTGGCCGGTGAGGGCGACGACGAGGTCTACGGCAACGGCGGGTCCGACCACCTTGAGGGCGGCGACGGCAACGACATTCTGATCGGCGACGACGGCGGGGCCTATGGCGACGGCGCTGGCGCTGGCACCGAGACCCAAGAAGTCTTCAAGTGGTCCGAGCTGGACGACAAAGACGGCGGCCACCTGTCTGACGGCGAGAAAATCACCAGCCAGACCCAGGACACCGGCGAAAACACGCTAACGCTGACGCTGGAAACGTCCTACGACAACCGGTTCTCGACCGACCAGCAGAAGGTGCACTCGATCGACACCGGTGAGCTGCCCGGCGCCAACCCGCATTCCTCGCTTGAAAGCGAGCTGGATCACGAGGGCGACAGCCAGACCTACACGCTGGAGTTCGATAAAGACGCCGAGAACGTGTCGTTCCGCGTCAATGACATCGATTTCGACAGCACCGTGGTGGTGACCGCCTACGATGCCGATGGCAACGAAGTGCCGGTCGATATCTCCGCGGGCAGCGGCGTGACCCTGCAAGACAACGATGGCGTGGCCGGCTATGAGACTGCCGTTTCCAACGGCGGCGGCGCAGCTGATACCTCGCCGGATTACTCCGGTCTGGTGAGCATCCCCGGGCCGGTGGCGAAAATCGTCATCACCCATGTTCAGGATGGCCACAGCGACAGCGGCGTGAACGTCACCGACATCTACTTCGACACCATCACCGAGGGCGAAGGCTCGGGTGAGGCCGGTGACGATGTGATCCTCGGCGGCGCTGGCGACGACTACATCGAAGGCAACGGCGGCGAAGACACCCTCGACGGTGGCGAAGGTGCCGACACGGTGCTGGGCGGCGATGATGCCGACACCATCATCGGCGGTGCAGGCGATGTGGTCGACGGCGGCGCCGGTGGCGACGACAACGACACCCTCGATCTGTCCATCGGTGATCCCTTCTACCTGACCGATCTGGAAGAAGACTCCAACGGCAACGGCTGGAACGGCACGGTTGTCTATCTCGATGCGGACGGCGAGCCGACCGGCGAGACCATGACCTTCACCGAGATCGAAAACATCAACGGCACGCCGGTCAACCAGCTGCCGGTCGCCAATGACGATCTGGCCGAGGTGGATGAAGACGGCTCCGTCACCATCCCCGTGCTCGCCAATGACAGCGATCCCGATGGCGGCACGCTCACCGTTGAAAGCGCAGATGCCGACAACGGCACCGTGACCGTCAACGCCGATGGCACAATCACCTACGAGCCGAACGCAAACTTCAACGGCACCGACACGATCACCTATGAGGTGAGCGACGGCCAGGGTGGCACCGATACCGCCACCGTCACCGTCACCGTGAACCCGGTGAACGACGATCCGGAAGCCAATGACGATCTGGCCGAGGTGGACGAGGGCGAAAGCGTCAACATTCCGGTGCTCGAGAACGACACCGACGTGGACGGCGACACGCTCACCGTGTCCGATGCCTCTGCCGAGAACGGCTCCGTCACCATCAATGGCGATGGCACCATCACCTACACGCCGGACGACGGCTTCACCGGTGAAGACACCATCACCTACGAGGTGAGCGACGGGCAGGGCGGCACCGACACCGCCACTGTGACCGTGACCGTCAATGACGTGAACGAAGATCCCGACGCGAAAGACGATGTTGCCAGCGGCGACATTCTGAACTCGGTCACCGTCAACGTGCTCGAAAACGACACCGACGCGGATGGCGACACGCTCACCATCGACAGCATCACCCAACCCGCCGAGGGCGGCACCGTGGTGGACAACGGCGATGGCACCGTGACCTTCACGCCCGATGGCACCGTCGATGGCGATGTGACCTTCGAATACACTGTCAGCGACGGCAACGGCGGCTTCGACACGGCCACTGTAACGCTGACCCTGAAGGACGGCATCGTCGAGGGCACCTCGGGTGCCGACGTGATCGACACCAGCTACACCGGCGACCCGGAAGGCGATGTGGTCGACGGCGGTGACAACATCTTCGGCGGCAACCCCGATGATGACATCATCCACGCAGGCGCTGGCGACGATATCGTGATTGCCGGCGAAGGTGATGACGAGGTCGACGGCGGCGAGGGCAACGACACCCTCGACGGCGGCGCTGGCGACGACTTCATCCGCGGTGGTGGCGGCAACGACACCATCGACGGTGGCACCGGCAACGACGATATCCGTGGGAACACCGGCGATGACACCATCGACGGCGGTGAGGGCGACGACATCATCTACGGTCAGGGTGGCAACGACACCATCGACGGTGGCACGGGCGACGACTGGATTCGCGGCGGCAAAGACGCCGATGTGATCGCAGGCGGTGACGGCAACGACACCATCGACGGCATGTCTGGCGATGACACCCTCACCGGCGGTGAAGGCGATGACTACATCCTCGGCGGCGGCGGTAATGACTACATCGACGGCGGCGCAGGGGACGATGAGCTGATCGGCCACAACAACGTCGACACCATCATCGGTGGTGATGGCAATGACACGGTGGATGCCGGCTCCGGTGACGACTACATCGACACCTCCGGCAATATCGACGCCTTCGGCGTTTCCGGTTCGCCCGATCAGGGCTACCCCGGCATCTGGGCGCCCGATGACAACCCGAACGATGACAAAGACATCGTCTATGGCGGTGCTGGCAACGACACCATCATCACCGGCGACGATGACGACTACATCGAAGGCGGCGACGGCGACGACACCATCGACGCGGGCTTCGACGACGACACCGTGCTTGGTGGTGCCGGCGACGACACCATCGTGGGCGGTGAAGGCAACGACATCATCGACGGCGGTGACGGCAACGACACCATCTACGGTGGTCTGGACCCGGCCTTCCCCGATGTGCTGAACATCCCCGATGAAGAGGGCGACCTTCGCCCCGACAACGGTGATGACGTCATCCACGGCGGTGCCGGCAACGACACCATCTACGGCCAGGACGATGATGACTTGATCTACGGTGACGAGGGTGACGACATCATCGACGGCGGCGTGGACGACGACGAGATCTACGGCGGCACCGGGAATGACACGATCATCGGCGGCGAGGGCGAAGACGAGCTCTATGGCGACGACGACCGTGACACCTTCATCGGCGGCAACGCGGGCGACCACGTTGACGGCGGCGACGGCGGCGATGACTTCGACACGCTCGACCTGACCGGCTCCAATGTCGACTACATCGAGTACACTTCGCCCGATAAAGAAGACGGTATCGTCCACTTCGAGGACGGCGGCACGATGACCTTCGAGGAAATCGAAAATGTCATCCCCTGCTTCACACCCGGCACGCTGATTGCGACGCCGCGTGGCGAAGTGGCCGTCGAAGAGCTGAAGGTCGGCGACAAGGTCATCACCCGCGACAACGGCATCCAAGAGATCCGTTGGCTGGGCCGCACCGATGTGGACACGGTTGAGCTGTTGAAGCGCCCCGCACTCCGCCCGGTTCGCATTGCCCAAGGCGCGCTCGACGGCAACCTGCCTGAGCGTGACATGCTGGTAAGCCCGCAGCACCGTGTGCTGGTGGCGTCCGATCGTGCGGCGCTCTACTTCGAAGAGCGTGAAGTTCTGGTCGCGGCCAAGCACCTGATGAACGGTGAAGGCATCGCCGAAGCGCAGGATGTGGCCTCCGTGACCTACATCCACTTCATGTTCGACCAGCACGAGGTGGTGCTGTCTGACGGGGCCTGGACCGAAAGCTTCCAGCCCGGCGACTACACCCTCGAGGGGCTCGACAACGAGCAACGCGAGGAACTCCTGTCGCTCTTCCCCGAGCTTAAGGAGAAAGAGGGCCGCGAAGGCTACACCGCCGCACGCAAGACCCTGAAAAAGCACGAGGCTCTGCTGCTCAGCGAGTGA
- a CDS encoding usg protein, translated as MAESETELMLKGYGLTTAELFYRMPDFQSVINTFIWQEYDLAPDHPRLFKFIEFWQDEIEGPLHSVRFTHRKMIASGEWRNVTGEFTLH; from the coding sequence ATGGCGGAATCGGAAACCGAACTCATGCTCAAAGGATACGGGCTCACCACGGCAGAGCTGTTCTACCGGATGCCCGATTTTCAGAGCGTTATCAATACCTTCATCTGGCAGGAGTATGACCTCGCGCCAGATCACCCAAGGCTCTTCAAGTTCATCGAATTCTGGCAGGACGAGATCGAAGGTCCGCTCCATTCGGTGCGCTTCACCCATCGCAAGATGATCGCATCGGGCGAATGGCGCAATGTAACGGGCGAGTTCACCCTGCACTGA
- a CDS encoding disulfide bond formation protein B: MLKRFSALAGLGSLAMVLGAWVFQYGFGMAPCAMCFWQRYPHWAAFGIAVLIVVLPGLHAGHRVLAWLGALAAATTAGLGVFHTGVERKWWPGPSSCTGSGLGELDGGALISPTGAAPVMCDQSAGEFLMLSMPSWNAIFSLILVAIWIRAATRRA, encoded by the coding sequence ATGCTTAAACGATTTTCTGCCCTCGCCGGTCTCGGCTCGCTGGCCATGGTGCTTGGCGCATGGGTCTTTCAATACGGGTTTGGCATGGCGCCCTGCGCGATGTGCTTCTGGCAGCGCTACCCGCATTGGGCGGCCTTCGGGATTGCGGTGCTGATCGTCGTGCTGCCCGGCCTGCATGCCGGACACCGGGTGCTGGCCTGGCTGGGCGCGCTGGCGGCAGCGACCACGGCGGGGCTTGGGGTGTTTCACACCGGGGTTGAGCGCAAGTGGTGGCCCGGCCCCTCCTCCTGCACCGGATCGGGGTTGGGAGAATTGGACGGCGGCGCGTTGATCAGCCCGACGGGCGCGGCTCCGGTGATGTGCGACCAGTCCGCAGGCGAGTTTTTGATGCTGTCGATGCCAAGCTGGAACGCGATCTTCTCGCTGATCCTCGTGGCGATCTGGATCCGCGCCGCAACCCGCCGCGCGTAG
- a CDS encoding neutral zinc metallopeptidase, producing the protein MKWRGRRGSRNVIDRRGVSAGKAGGLGGIGLVIVLVVGWYLGIDVTPFLGGGGVPVQTSESRELSPQEEAAGQFVSVVLADTEEVWSQIFPEQLGREYRPPQLVLFSGRVASGCGGASAATGPFYCPSDRRAYLDTQFFATLQNRLGAKGDFAAAYVVAHEIAHHVQNELGILGQVNKAKAAAGERRRNELSVQTELQADCLSGVWARYAEDRLGTVEPGDLDEALNAARSIGDDVLQRNAGRTPMPHTFTHGSAAQRQNWFARGYKRGSVEDCDTFSASQL; encoded by the coding sequence ATGAAGTGGAGAGGGCGGCGCGGCAGCCGAAATGTGATCGACCGGCGCGGGGTGAGCGCGGGCAAGGCGGGCGGCCTCGGTGGCATTGGGCTAGTGATCGTTCTGGTGGTCGGCTGGTATCTCGGCATTGATGTCACCCCCTTCCTTGGCGGCGGCGGCGTGCCGGTGCAAACCAGCGAAAGCCGCGAGCTGAGCCCGCAGGAAGAGGCCGCCGGACAATTCGTATCGGTCGTGTTGGCCGATACCGAGGAGGTCTGGAGCCAGATCTTTCCCGAGCAGTTGGGGCGCGAGTATCGCCCGCCGCAACTCGTGCTCTTCTCTGGCAGGGTCGCCTCCGGCTGCGGCGGGGCCAGCGCCGCAACTGGCCCGTTCTACTGTCCATCCGACAGGCGCGCCTACCTCGACACGCAGTTCTTTGCCACATTGCAAAACCGCCTCGGTGCCAAGGGCGATTTTGCCGCCGCATATGTCGTCGCCCATGAAATTGCCCATCACGTGCAAAACGAGCTTGGGATTCTCGGGCAGGTGAATAAGGCCAAGGCCGCCGCCGGCGAGCGGCGGCGCAACGAGTTGAGCGTGCAAACCGAGCTTCAGGCCGATTGCCTCTCGGGCGTCTGGGCGCGCTACGCCGAAGACCGGCTGGGCACAGTCGAGCCGGGCGATCTGGATGAGGCGCTCAACGCGGCACGCTCGATCGGCGATGACGTGCTCCAGCGAAACGCCGGACGCACGCCCATGCCGCACACCTTTACCCACGGCTCCGCTGCACAGCGGCAAAACTGGTTTGCCCGGGGGTATAAACGCGGCTCGGTGGAAGACTGCGACACTTTTAGCGCTTCTCAGCTCTAA
- a CDS encoding YqaA family protein, producing MLRSLYDWTISLATSRYALWALAVVAFIESSVFPIPPDVLMIPMILATPHRSWVIAGVATVSSVLGGLLGYAIGALLFDSVGQPILAALGKGDAVAEFNTRFNDFGFWAVLTAGLTPFPFKVITIMSGWTGMPLATFIITSIIARGLRFFIVAALLWKFGTPIRDFIEKRLGLMFTLFVVILVGGFFLVKYI from the coding sequence ATGTTGCGTTCCCTTTATGACTGGACGATTTCGCTGGCGACAAGCCGCTATGCGCTTTGGGCGCTTGCGGTGGTGGCCTTTATTGAAAGCTCGGTCTTTCCGATTCCGCCCGATGTGTTGATGATCCCGATGATCCTCGCCACGCCCCATAGGTCATGGGTGATCGCCGGGGTGGCGACTGTTTCTTCGGTGCTGGGTGGGCTGCTTGGCTATGCCATCGGGGCGCTGCTGTTTGACAGCGTGGGCCAGCCGATCCTCGCAGCACTTGGCAAAGGCGATGCGGTGGCCGAGTTCAACACCCGTTTCAATGACTTCGGGTTTTGGGCGGTGCTGACGGCGGGGCTGACGCCTTTCCCCTTCAAGGTGATCACCATCATGTCGGGCTGGACGGGCATGCCGCTGGCCACCTTCATCATCACCTCGATCATCGCGCGGGGCCTGCGCTTCTTTATCGTGGCGGCGCTGCTGTGGAAGTTTGGCACACCCATTCGTGACTTCATCGAGAAGCGGCTGGGGCTCATGTTTACGCTGTTCGTCGTCATCCTCGTCGGAGGCTTCTTTCTGGTGAAATACATCTGA